The nucleotide window TCATCTATCTAGTGTTTGAATGCCTAGCATCtatcagtttatatatatatatatatatatatatgtgtgtgtgtgtgtttgagtgCCTAGCATCtatcagtttatatatatatatatatatatatatatatatatatatatacacacacactacttAATCATATAAGGTTTATGGCTTTAATGCAAAGTTCATTAAACAAAAATGACAGGGTTGAGGCTTGATCGATTTGCTGTCATGTGCATAGTTATAGTAACTACCAAACTAaaagtaaagaaataaaatgcataCACGTATATAGAAATAAATATGTGAATGTGAGTGTGTTcgatgatttttcctttttaaaaagttgTGTAGTTCTTACTAGAATTCTCAAGACCGTTATGTCAACAAACGGAACTTGTAAACAACACTATTATACATACACATGTGCAcaacacacacactctctcttccCCAAATCATCATTCCAAGTGAATTATGTGAATTGTCCTCCTCTATCCAGTTGGATAGGGTTTCAAGTCGTTTGCTGACTTAGAAACGAAAGGCCTAAACAGCCTTGTTCATCAAAACTGTACGATAACTTACTGCTCCATCTTTCGGGCTGGTCAATCTTCCTAAAATAAGTTTAACATTTAAATTAATTctaagttctttttttatttttatattgccCATAGCCGCTGATATGGGTCGATTGGCCACATATTATATGCCGATCTTTGCCCGACCTTCAAACATCTGGGGACCTGCCGACTAAGGGCAGGCATCGTAACAGGTGACTGTCGGTATCCACCTCAACTTGGGTCCAGGCTCGGGCCCTAAATTCGGGTGTCGGGCCAGTCCGAATTGACCCGACACCTTATTTATAAcatgatttatttaaaaatatgtactttaatatatatatatatatatatatatatatatatatatatatatatatatatatatatatatataggtaaatTTGGATATCAGTTCAGAATTTTTTATCAAACTGGTTTGGAGTTGGCTCGTTCATCCATGTTTAGGCTGATATAGATTAAAATAGACCTATATCGCCCATAGACCTGTGTTGTGAATATCAGTGCAGGTTGGCAGTAGAGCTGCGCATGGAGCCCAAGCCCAGCCTGCCTGGTccgataatatatatatatatatatatatatatagtatcaATCTTTCAATGAAAcatgctaaaaatgaaaagcgAAACAATATCTTTGCTAAGTATCAATTGGACTTCAAACTAAGTCCCAAGAGACATACATATGATGCTTGCTTTTCTTAGTAATGAATAACAAAGACATCATATTCTATTATGGTATTGCCATTAGTAAGGTTGAGAAAGAGAGTCTTGGCAAGTGCATAGCCGCGTGCCAGTCTAAAAAGCCCGGTTCCACCAACCACCGGCAATTCTCTCACTCCATCGAATGCATCGCTTCTCCCCATTATGCTGAGGCTGCTCCCCTTATACTTCCCCTCCAAGAACACATAGTTGACTGCCGTGACCATGCTCATGCCCTTGTCCTCCACAAATGCATACAGACCTTGAGCCCTTCCTAGCAGCTTCGAGTTAAGTTCAGGCCCCTGGGTCAGCGGATCATTCATTATGAAAACTGAGCCGAACCCGGGTTCAGCCATAAGTCCGGCGACAGGCATAACGGTTGGGATAGGGCCACAGATCATATTGTGGACGTAGAAGTGGAGGGGGGTGACCTTTTCTTTGAGCATGTGGGTAGCTGGTGGGAGCAAGCTTCCTTTATAACCAGGATCATTAGGATCAGTGGCTTCCACAAGGATTAGGACAAGGAACAGGCAGGTCAGGGCCACAGGCCTAAGAAGTGAATTCATTTTACcctgagagagaaagagagacagagaggtgGGCGATCCATGGAGATACTGTAGTATACATTTATATGTGCTTGGAGAAGCATCATGAACCGCAACGCCTGTAGTCTGTACATAATAAAACTGTTCATCAACTTTTCGTTGGGATTATAATACACTGTTCTGTGGAGCACTAGTCTTTTCATGACCATATTATATAGACGTTATTGTATGTAAAATAGTGATTCATATGCAGCACTAGCCTTTTCATGACGATCTTAATTATGTAGACGTTGTTGTATCTAAAATagtgattgatatatatgcagCACTAGTACTCTTTTCATGACCATCTTATATAGACATTGTTGTATGTAAAATAGTGATTTATACAATTAAAACCATTGAGTCATGACAAGAATATTGGCTGTAACCCTGACAACCTTGGTTTTCTCCTGTGTAGTTAATTAAATGCAGTTGAAAGCATTAGGGGACATTTGATTACTCtgtatttgaaatccatggatccatgGTTCGTCAGACTTAAGATCTACACTTAAAGAGTCTTATTTTACTggtttgcattaaaaaaaaatcagatttaagatcagaaAGGAAGGAGAAGGTCAGATCTTAAAATCTACAAGTTACTTTCAAATCTTGAGAATCTCAAATCCGAGGCTGTCAAACGCCCCAAGTAATGACAAGATGGTTACAACAAGAGAGTGGAGCCTGGCATGTGTTAGACCCACATGAGACCGCATAAGGATACTTTTGTCATTTCAAGAGAGTTTTCCTTTCCAATTTTGCTCTTACAAGGggcttttctctttcctcagttaatggcattttagtcatttctaGCTCTGAACGCACAGTCGTGTATTTAAGACTTTTTCAAGGAAGGCGGTGAGTTTCTAAATCTAATCAGTCAGCAAAAGAGGCCTTTGTGGATATGATTAAATGAactaacatttttatttttaaa belongs to Nymphaea colorata isolate Beijing-Zhang1983 chromosome 13, ASM883128v2, whole genome shotgun sequence and includes:
- the LOC116266725 gene encoding pterocarpan synthase 1-like translates to MNSLLRPVALTCLFLVLILVEATDPNDPGYKGSLLPPATHMLKEKVTPLHFYVHNMICGPIPTVMPVAGLMAEPGFGSVFIMNDPLTQGPELNSKLLGRAQGLYAFVEDKGMSMVTAVNYVFLEGKYKGSSLSIMGRSDAFDGVRELPVVGGTGLFRLARGYALAKTLFLNLTNGNTIIEYDVFVIHY